The Actinocatenispora sera genome has a window encoding:
- the xseA gene encoding exodeoxyribonuclease VII large subunit has translation MAESAAEAPRTSPDEPWPVRVVSQKISAWIARLGWVWVDGQIAQVSRRPGAGLVFLTLRDPSAEMSLSVTCYRDTFESCDPPLREGSRVVVHAKPEFYAGRGSLSLRADELRHVGLGELLARLERLKKVLAAEGLFAPERKRRPPFLPRTVGLVTGRASAAERDVQKNAAARWPAVRFAVRNVPVQGPTAVPQILDALAELDADPEVDVIVLARGGGSVEDLLPFSDEALCRAVFGCRTPVLSAIGHETDTPLVDFVADVRCSTPTDAGKRVVPDLAEERRVIEQHRYQLDRAVTHLLDGERRWLSAVRSRPVLARPELLLSGRRDEVDGLRDRARRVLAHRVDAAGSDLHHTVARLRSLSPLTTMQRGYAVVQRAADDAVLRDPADAAPGAALRVRLAGGELAATVRPGP, from the coding sequence ATGGCCGAATCTGCCGCCGAGGCGCCCCGTACCAGCCCGGACGAGCCCTGGCCGGTACGGGTGGTCAGCCAGAAGATCTCCGCCTGGATCGCCCGGCTCGGCTGGGTCTGGGTGGACGGGCAGATCGCGCAGGTCAGCCGCCGTCCGGGCGCCGGGCTGGTGTTCCTGACGCTGCGCGATCCGTCGGCCGAGATGAGCCTGTCGGTGACCTGCTACCGGGACACGTTCGAGTCGTGCGACCCGCCGCTGCGGGAGGGTTCCCGGGTGGTGGTGCACGCGAAGCCGGAGTTCTACGCCGGCCGCGGCAGCCTGTCGCTGCGCGCCGACGAGCTGCGTCATGTCGGGCTCGGTGAGCTGCTGGCCCGGCTGGAGCGGCTGAAGAAGGTACTCGCCGCGGAGGGGCTGTTCGCGCCGGAGCGGAAGCGGCGGCCGCCGTTCCTGCCCCGTACCGTCGGGCTGGTCACCGGGCGGGCCAGCGCGGCGGAGCGCGACGTGCAGAAGAACGCGGCGGCGCGCTGGCCGGCGGTGCGCTTCGCGGTGCGTAACGTGCCGGTGCAGGGTCCGACCGCGGTGCCGCAGATCCTCGACGCGCTGGCCGAGCTGGACGCCGATCCCGAGGTGGACGTGATCGTGCTGGCCCGCGGTGGGGGCAGCGTCGAGGATCTGCTGCCCTTCTCCGACGAGGCGCTGTGCCGGGCCGTGTTCGGCTGCCGTACCCCGGTACTGTCCGCGATCGGGCACGAGACCGACACCCCGCTGGTCGACTTCGTCGCCGACGTGCGCTGCTCGACGCCGACCGACGCGGGCAAGCGGGTGGTGCCGGACCTGGCCGAGGAGCGGCGGGTGATCGAGCAGCACCGGTACCAGCTGGACCGGGCGGTGACCCACCTGCTCGACGGCGAGCGCCGGTGGCTTTCGGCGGTCCGGTCCCGGCCGGTACTGGCGCGCCCCGAGCTGCTGCTGTCGGGCCGGCGCGACGAGGTCGACGGGCTACGGGACCGGGCCCGGCGCGTCCTGGCGCACCGGGTCGACGCGGCCGGCAGCGACCTGCACCACACGGTGGCCCGGCTGCGCTCGCTGTCGCCGCTGACCACGATGCAGCGCGGGTACGCGGTCGTGCAGCGCGCCGCCGACGACGCGGTACTGCGGGACCCGGCCGACGCGGCACCGGGCGCGGCGCTGCGGGTACGGCTGGCCGGCGGCGAGCTGGCCGCCACCGTGCGGCCCGGGCCGTAA
- a CDS encoding exodeoxyribonuclease VII small subunit: MTDEDTTVSYEKARAELAAVVEKLEAGGTSLEESLALWERGERLADVCQRWLDGAKERLDAARAARDDTGS, encoded by the coding sequence GTGACGGACGAGGACACGACGGTCAGCTACGAGAAGGCGCGCGCGGAGCTCGCCGCGGTGGTGGAGAAGCTGGAGGCGGGGGGTACCTCGCTGGAGGAGTCGCTGGCGCTGTGGGAGCGCGGCGAGCGACTCGCGGACGTCTGTCAGCGCTGGCTGGACGGCGCGAAGGAGCGCCTCGACGCGGCCCGCGCGGCCCGCGACGACACCGGGTCCTGA
- a CDS encoding DUF4245 domain-containing protein, whose amino-acid sequence MARRVPLYTDEGTPPAPTEGEPTRRRRRGGTSRDMVISMAVLLVPILIAVGVWRYLSSDRQVTVVDAKPAITQAQQADRFPVVTPRRLGPDWKVTSAETTDKHGTVTLRLGYVTPSGGFAQIVESNGDAAKLLADAVPKQARPAGSQHIGGADWARYTGDKNNQVLALMQPDRTILVVGQTNDDEMRTLAGSLH is encoded by the coding sequence GTGGCGCGCCGAGTACCGCTGTACACAGACGAGGGCACGCCCCCGGCTCCGACCGAGGGTGAGCCGACGCGGCGCCGTCGCCGCGGCGGCACCAGCCGGGACATGGTCATCTCGATGGCGGTGCTGCTGGTGCCGATCCTGATCGCGGTCGGCGTGTGGCGCTACCTGTCCTCGGACCGGCAGGTCACCGTGGTCGACGCGAAGCCGGCCATCACCCAGGCCCAGCAGGCCGACCGGTTCCCGGTCGTGACGCCGCGGCGGCTCGGGCCCGACTGGAAGGTCACCAGCGCGGAGACCACCGACAAGCACGGCACGGTGACGTTGCGGCTCGGCTACGTGACCCCGTCCGGCGGGTTCGCGCAGATCGTGGAGAGCAACGGCGACGCGGCGAAGCTGCTGGCCGATGCGGTGCCCAAGCAGGCCCGGCCGGCCGGCAGCCAGCACATCGGCGGCGCCGACTGGGCCCGCTACACCGGCGACAAGAACAACCAGGTGCTCGCGCTGATGCAGCCCGACCGCACCATCCTCGTGGTCGGCCAGACCAACGACGACGAGATGCGCACCCTCGCCGGCTCGCTGCACTGA
- the glpX gene encoding class II fructose-bisphosphatase, with protein MADASRHTEVLDRNLALELVRVTEAAAMAAGRWVGRGDKEGGDGAAVDAMRQLINSIQMRGVVIIGEGEKDNAPMLYNGERVGDGTGPEVDVAVDPVDGTTLMAAGMPNALAVLAVAERGAMFDPSAVFYMDKLAVGPDCADVVDIEAPVRENLRRVAKAKRTSISDVTVCVLDRPRHDRLVAEIRETGARIQFIRDGDVAGAISAAREQSGVDVLMGIGGTPEGIIAACAMKCLGGALQAKLWPKDDAERQKAIDAGHDLSRVLRTDDLVAGDNAFFAATGVTDGSLLRGVRYRSGGVTTQSIVMRSKSGTIRMIDGVHRLEKLRQYSMVDFGGDPVEAD; from the coding sequence ATGGCAGACGCTTCGCGACACACCGAGGTGCTGGACCGAAACCTGGCGTTGGAGCTGGTACGGGTCACCGAGGCGGCGGCGATGGCCGCGGGCCGGTGGGTCGGCCGGGGCGACAAGGAGGGCGGCGACGGCGCCGCGGTCGACGCCATGCGCCAGCTGATCAACTCGATCCAGATGCGCGGCGTGGTGATCATCGGCGAGGGCGAGAAGGACAACGCGCCGATGCTCTACAACGGCGAGCGGGTCGGCGACGGTACCGGGCCGGAGGTCGACGTGGCGGTCGACCCGGTCGACGGGACCACGCTGATGGCGGCCGGGATGCCGAACGCGCTGGCGGTACTCGCGGTGGCCGAGCGCGGCGCGATGTTCGACCCGTCGGCGGTCTTCTACATGGACAAGCTGGCCGTCGGCCCGGACTGCGCCGACGTCGTCGACATCGAGGCGCCGGTCCGGGAGAACCTGCGGCGGGTCGCGAAGGCGAAACGCACCAGCATCTCCGACGTCACGGTGTGCGTGCTGGACCGGCCGCGACACGACCGGCTGGTGGCGGAGATCCGGGAGACCGGCGCGCGCATCCAGTTCATCCGGGACGGGGACGTGGCCGGCGCGATCAGCGCCGCGCGCGAGCAGTCCGGGGTCGACGTGCTGATGGGCATCGGCGGTACCCCGGAGGGCATCATCGCCGCCTGCGCGATGAAGTGTCTCGGTGGCGCGCTGCAGGCGAAGCTGTGGCCGAAGGACGACGCGGAACGGCAGAAGGCGATCGACGCCGGCCACGACCTGTCCCGGGTACTGCGCACCGACGACCTGGTCGCCGGCGACAACGCGTTCTTCGCGGCCACCGGCGTGACCGACGGCAGCCTGCTGCGCGGCGTCCGGTACCGGTCCGGCGGGGTGACCACGCAGTCGATCGTGATGCGCTCCAAGAGCGGCACGATCCGCATGATCGACGGGGTGCACCGGCTGGAGAAGCTCCGCCAGTACTCCATGGTCGACTTCGGCGGCGACCCGGTCGAGGCGGACTGA
- a CDS encoding rhomboid family intramembrane serine protease, whose amino-acid sequence MATGGLRTDTATGDERLRFGTEPFYASIGRAFLAMCAFIPVLWGIEGLDTLFGGALDRAGGIAPRNLTGLDGIVFAPLLHASFTHVLANSVPLLLLGTFVLAGQTKRFFLITAFIAVVSGLTVWVFGPSNSITVGASGVIFGYLGYLLLRGLVERRWWSLGISLLMGLLFGWQLSGILPGEEHVSWQGHLGGFLAGLVAAILFRQPRARRPKPTGTGSTTGLGGSSPTLTLPGVDGLGLGKTGSDRTVEMPGGTSP is encoded by the coding sequence ATGGCTACCGGCGGGCTGCGCACCGACACGGCGACAGGTGACGAACGGCTGCGGTTCGGCACCGAGCCCTTCTACGCCTCGATCGGGCGCGCGTTCCTCGCAATGTGCGCGTTCATCCCGGTGCTGTGGGGCATCGAAGGGCTGGACACCCTGTTCGGCGGCGCGCTCGACCGCGCCGGCGGCATCGCACCGCGCAACCTGACCGGCCTCGACGGCATCGTCTTCGCGCCGCTCCTGCACGCGAGCTTCACCCACGTGCTGGCCAACAGCGTGCCGCTGCTGCTGCTCGGCACGTTCGTGCTGGCCGGGCAGACCAAACGGTTCTTCCTGATCACCGCGTTCATCGCGGTCGTGTCCGGGCTGACCGTGTGGGTGTTCGGCCCGAGCAACTCGATCACCGTCGGGGCCAGCGGCGTCATCTTCGGCTACCTCGGCTACCTGCTGCTGCGCGGCCTGGTGGAGCGGCGCTGGTGGAGCCTCGGTATCAGCCTGCTGATGGGGCTGCTGTTCGGCTGGCAGCTGAGCGGCATCCTGCCCGGCGAGGAGCACGTTTCCTGGCAGGGACACCTGGGCGGCTTCCTCGCCGGCCTGGTCGCGGCGATCCTGTTCCGCCAGCCACGGGCGCGCCGACCGAAGCCGACCGGCACCGGCTCGACGACCGGTCTGGGCGGATCGTCACCGACGCTGACGCTGCCCGGTGTCGACGGCCTCGGCCTGGGCAAGACCGGCTCCGACCGCACCGTCGAGATGCCCGGCGGCACCTCCCCCTGA
- a CDS encoding transglycosylase SLT domain-containing protein, whose product MFAVFVLVGGLAGGAYLTVHRPGQQPTEVAQQQVVGQPIDPIEEQQAQRQATDGYRQQKMREEASRSAARDAKQHAAAGGEHAAAVAGDADAAKKAAEQKKTDSSGTSGGSAGPVPSSCKEYSGNRATGCTLLLQAGFGLDQMACLDKLWTRESGWNVHAANPSGAYGIPQALPGDSMASYGDDWQDNPVTQIKWGLNYIKNRYSTPCGAWDHSESTGWY is encoded by the coding sequence ATGTTCGCAGTCTTCGTCCTCGTCGGCGGCCTCGCCGGCGGCGCGTACCTGACGGTGCACCGTCCCGGTCAGCAACCGACCGAGGTGGCCCAGCAGCAGGTCGTCGGGCAGCCGATCGACCCGATCGAGGAGCAGCAGGCGCAGCGCCAGGCGACCGACGGGTACCGGCAGCAGAAGATGCGCGAGGAGGCGAGCCGCAGTGCCGCCCGGGACGCCAAGCAGCACGCGGCGGCCGGTGGCGAGCATGCCGCGGCGGTCGCCGGCGACGCTGACGCCGCGAAGAAGGCGGCCGAACAGAAGAAAACCGACTCGAGCGGCACCAGCGGCGGCTCGGCCGGGCCCGTCCCGAGCTCCTGCAAGGAGTACAGCGGGAACCGCGCCACCGGCTGCACGCTGTTGCTGCAGGCCGGGTTCGGCCTCGACCAGATGGCCTGCCTGGACAAGCTGTGGACCCGGGAGAGTGGCTGGAACGTGCACGCCGCGAACCCGTCCGGCGCGTACGGCATCCCGCAGGCGCTGCCGGGTGACTCCATGGCCTCGTACGGCGACGACTGGCAGGACAACCCGGTCACCCAGATCAAGTGGGGCCTCAACTACATCAAGAACCGCTACTCCACGCCGTGTGGTGCCTGGGACCACTCCGAGTCCACCGGCTGGTACTGA
- a CDS encoding PhoH family protein translates to MSTRRSTKAPDSPRRTYVLDTSVLLSDPSAFRRFAEHAVVLPLVVIGELEGKRHHPELGWFAREALRLLDDLRYRHGRLDEPLPVNDDGGTVQVELNHSDPAVLPDGFRNGSNDARILAVALALAAEGQDVTLVTKDMPLRVKAASVGLPADEYRHGQASDPSWSGMAETELTADEMSTLYGGEPLDLTDARDLPCHTGLVLSSPRGSALGRVRPDKHVQLVRGDREAFGLHGRSAEQRVALDLLLDNEIGIVSLGGRAGTGKSALAICAGLELVMERRAHKKVVVFRPVYPVGGQELGYLPGSEAEKMSPWGQAVFDTLGALASETVVEEVVSRGLLEVLPLTHIRGRSLHDAFVIVDEAQSLERGVLLTVLSRIGTGSRVVLTHDVAQRDNLRVGRFDGVTAVIETLKGHPLFAHVTLTRSERSRIAEVVTDLLEDLTP, encoded by the coding sequence GTGAGCACACGTCGTAGCACCAAGGCCCCTGACTCACCCCGCCGCACCTACGTGCTGGACACCTCGGTGCTGCTGTCCGATCCGTCCGCGTTCCGGCGTTTCGCCGAGCACGCAGTCGTCCTGCCGCTCGTCGTCATCGGCGAGTTGGAAGGCAAGCGGCACCACCCCGAGCTCGGCTGGTTCGCCCGCGAGGCGCTCCGGCTGCTCGACGACCTGCGGTACCGGCACGGGCGGCTCGACGAGCCGCTGCCCGTCAACGACGACGGCGGCACCGTGCAGGTCGAGCTGAACCACTCCGATCCGGCGGTGTTGCCGGACGGGTTCCGCAACGGCAGCAACGACGCCCGGATCCTCGCCGTCGCGCTGGCCCTGGCCGCCGAGGGCCAGGATGTCACGCTGGTCACCAAGGACATGCCGCTGCGGGTCAAGGCCGCGTCGGTCGGCCTGCCCGCCGACGAGTACCGGCACGGCCAGGCCTCCGATCCCAGCTGGTCCGGGATGGCCGAGACGGAACTGACCGCCGACGAGATGTCGACGCTCTACGGCGGCGAACCGCTCGACCTGACTGACGCGCGCGACCTGCCCTGCCACACCGGCCTCGTCCTGTCCTCGCCGCGCGGCTCGGCGCTCGGCCGGGTCCGGCCGGACAAGCACGTCCAGCTGGTTCGGGGAGACCGCGAGGCGTTCGGCCTGCACGGCCGGTCCGCCGAGCAGCGGGTTGCGCTGGATCTGTTGCTGGACAACGAGATCGGCATCGTGTCGCTCGGCGGCCGGGCCGGTACCGGCAAGTCCGCGCTGGCGATCTGCGCCGGCCTGGAGCTGGTGATGGAACGCCGCGCGCACAAGAAGGTCGTGGTGTTCCGCCCGGTGTACCCGGTGGGCGGGCAGGAGCTGGGCTACCTGCCCGGCAGCGAGGCCGAGAAGATGTCGCCGTGGGGTCAGGCGGTGTTCGACACCCTCGGCGCGCTCGCCTCCGAAACCGTCGTCGAGGAGGTCGTCTCCCGCGGGTTGCTGGAGGTGCTGCCGCTGACCCACATCCGGGGCCGGTCGTTGCACGACGCGTTCGTGATCGTCGACGAGGCGCAGTCGCTGGAACGCGGCGTGTTGCTCACCGTGCTGTCCCGGATCGGTACCGGGTCACGCGTCGTGCTCACCCACGACGTCGCGCAGCGCGACAACCTGCGGGTCGGCCGGTTCGACGGGGTGACGGCGGTGATCGAGACGCTGAAGGGCCATCCGCTGTTCGCGCACGTCACACTCACCCGGTCGGAACGATCTCGGATCGCTGAAGTGGTAACGGATCTGTTGGAGGATTTGACCCCATAG
- a CDS encoding LysE family transporter yields the protein MTGALVAGLLAGYGIAIPIGAVGAYLVTLSATSGPRVGAAAALGVATVDGLYAAVAVLGGTALSSRIAPYAGVAHRLAALVVLVVAGWLVAGAIRRYRRHTTATAGRDTALTPVRAYAVLLGMTLLNPTTLVYFGAVVVGGQAGGLGGPATGVVFVVAAFLASASWQLLLAAGGLLLGRLLTGPRGRLVTTLGAAVVVVVLAIRLALG from the coding sequence GTGACCGGGGCGCTCGTCGCGGGGCTGCTCGCCGGGTACGGCATCGCGATTCCGATCGGCGCGGTCGGCGCCTACCTGGTCACCCTGAGCGCCACGTCCGGCCCGCGGGTCGGCGCCGCGGCCGCCCTGGGGGTCGCCACCGTCGACGGCCTGTACGCCGCGGTGGCGGTGCTCGGCGGCACCGCGCTGTCCAGCCGGATCGCCCCGTACGCCGGGGTCGCCCACCGGCTCGCCGCGCTCGTCGTGCTGGTCGTGGCGGGATGGCTGGTCGCCGGCGCGATCCGCCGGTACCGCCGGCACACCACCGCCACCGCCGGCCGCGACACCGCGCTGACCCCGGTACGGGCGTACGCGGTGCTGCTCGGCATGACGCTGCTGAACCCGACGACGCTGGTGTACTTCGGCGCAGTCGTGGTCGGCGGTCAGGCGGGCGGTCTGGGCGGGCCGGCCACCGGCGTGGTGTTCGTCGTCGCCGCGTTCCTCGCGTCGGCCAGCTGGCAACTGCTGCTCGCCGCCGGCGGGCTGCTGCTCGGGCGGCTGCTCACCGGGCCGCGCGGCCGGCTGGTGACCACGCTCGGCGCCGCCGTCGTGGTGGTCGTGCTCGCGATCCGGCTCGCCCTCGGCTGA
- a CDS encoding isoprenyl transferase, with translation MSLRTLVYGLYERRLRAGLSGKPLPHHVAVIIDGNRRWAKENGFDDPALGHQAGGRKIEELLHWCDDLGIGHVTIYMLSTDNLNRPVAQLEPLLRIIEDVVTGLSAHDRPWRVHVAGALDVLPARTAEVLKAAEERTADRTGGARVNVAVGYGGRREIADAVRSLLQQHAAAGTTIEELAEVLDVDHIAEHLYTRGQPDPDLIIRTSGEQRLSGFLTWQSAHSEFYFCEAHWPDFRRTDFLRALRSYANRQRRYGH, from the coding sequence GTGAGCCTGCGCACCCTCGTTTACGGCCTGTACGAGCGACGGCTTCGCGCGGGACTGTCCGGCAAGCCGCTGCCGCACCACGTCGCGGTCATCATCGACGGCAACCGCCGCTGGGCCAAGGAGAACGGCTTCGACGACCCGGCGCTCGGGCACCAGGCCGGCGGTCGCAAGATCGAGGAACTGCTGCACTGGTGCGACGACCTCGGCATCGGGCACGTCACGATCTACATGCTGTCCACCGACAACCTGAACCGGCCGGTGGCGCAGCTGGAGCCGCTGCTGCGGATCATCGAGGACGTGGTGACCGGGCTGTCCGCCCACGACCGGCCCTGGCGGGTGCACGTGGCCGGCGCGCTGGACGTCCTGCCGGCCCGTACCGCCGAGGTGCTCAAGGCGGCCGAGGAACGCACCGCGGACCGTACCGGCGGGGCCCGCGTCAACGTCGCCGTCGGGTACGGCGGGCGGCGGGAGATCGCCGACGCGGTGCGGTCGCTGCTGCAGCAACACGCCGCCGCCGGTACCACCATCGAGGAACTCGCCGAGGTGCTCGACGTCGACCACATCGCCGAGCACCTCTACACCCGCGGCCAGCCCGACCCGGACCTGATCATCCGGACCAGCGGCGAGCAGCGGCTGTCCGGCTTCCTCACCTGGCAGTCGGCCCACAGCGAGTTCTACTTCTGCGAGGCGCACTGGCCGGACTTCCGGCGCACCGACTTCCTGCGCGCACTCCGGTCCTACGCGAACCGCCAACGCCGCTACGGGCACTGA
- a CDS encoding nuclear transport factor 2 family protein: protein MIEPSRPEVRQFVAAVNAGDRAALSATLTADATMSDDGTDRDLREWTEREIFTSNGTMAVESESDDGLDLLVRYTNSTWGVMNTRWHFVVADGRISRFETGQA from the coding sequence ATGATCGAGCCATCGCGGCCGGAGGTGCGGCAGTTCGTCGCGGCGGTCAACGCCGGAGACCGGGCGGCGCTCAGCGCGACCCTCACCGCCGACGCGACGATGTCCGACGACGGCACCGACCGGGACCTGCGCGAGTGGACCGAGCGGGAGATCTTCACCAGCAACGGGACGATGGCGGTCGAGTCGGAGTCCGACGACGGCCTCGACCTCCTCGTCCGCTACACCAACTCCACCTGGGGCGTGATGAACACCCGGTGGCACTTCGTCGTCGCGGACGGCCGGATCAGCCGCTTCGAGACCGGCCAGGCCTGA